A window of Anaerosoma tenue contains these coding sequences:
- a CDS encoding RyR domain-containing protein, protein MDDVKPCTTEWASAQVAEYAKRRSDYVLFGDTLAQVLQHAADLYAPLAIVQVRAKGIPSFAEKCLRKCKKYRQPVDQLTDLCGGRIIVHTQAQVERVSRFIEEHFEIDWANSEDIGRRLKTAEFGYRSVHYIVTFKRGVFPTKDVPVKVPARLYGGKRGMSNPRAEIQVRTLLQHAWADVGHDLLYKGGFEAPEVWRREYARLAAMLETADGAMSRVHADMRRFVSSYKAYMTREQMAEELELLRFVRENDPENMGLALRLAGVANAAESWADAIDALSPFERSGESPVLRELGVAYCGKGRGAPKGATYRRGQALLEKAAGDPDAGASALLALAESWRGVDDRKAREAFERAFEALPDDPHALAGYLEYQIALGNDLGPTSAAAPAIAAAIRTCESRALASVDIPGSYFTAGFLYLLQGDPYAALDAYAKGVERSEAAHQPSTALGMLERIGPAAAHLTGYPWAVRLLQVALAARFPDKATSAVVRGLATTGAAPVAEPVVMVAGGCDPARADEFERYRDMLVRGMAEFCGTVIGGGTREGVSGFVGEAAGSNPAIHALSYLPKLLPIDATLDERYSEVRAIDDAGFTPMGPLQAWIDIVAAEIDPARVRLIGINGGRISAAEYRIALALGATVALVTDSGREAAKLVPDTRWGDSERLIDMPADAASIRAYVGGTCVPVPEGLREAIAREMHEVYRRDKERELRPDEPALASWDELIPEFRRSSLQHAGDIFAKLALIGLEAVPVADREPELYVIPEKQVEVLAEIEHGRWNVERLLEGWRYGPMKDVKKRLSPYLVPWSDLSDPIREYDRAFIRAIPETLARQGYEVRKRA, encoded by the coding sequence GTGGACGATGTGAAGCCCTGCACCACCGAGTGGGCGAGCGCCCAGGTTGCCGAGTACGCGAAACGGCGGTCCGACTACGTGCTGTTCGGCGACACCCTCGCGCAGGTGCTGCAGCACGCCGCCGACCTGTACGCGCCGCTTGCCATCGTGCAGGTGCGCGCCAAGGGCATCCCCAGCTTCGCCGAGAAATGCCTGCGCAAGTGCAAGAAGTACCGCCAACCGGTGGACCAGCTCACCGACCTGTGCGGAGGGCGCATCATCGTGCACACGCAAGCGCAGGTGGAGCGGGTCTCGCGCTTCATCGAGGAGCACTTCGAGATCGATTGGGCCAACTCGGAGGACATCGGCAGACGCCTGAAGACGGCCGAGTTCGGTTACCGCTCGGTCCACTACATCGTCACGTTCAAGCGCGGCGTGTTCCCCACCAAAGACGTCCCCGTGAAGGTTCCCGCGCGGCTCTACGGCGGCAAGCGCGGCATGTCCAACCCGCGCGCCGAGATCCAGGTACGCACCCTCCTGCAGCATGCGTGGGCCGATGTGGGCCACGACCTGCTGTACAAGGGCGGCTTCGAGGCGCCCGAGGTGTGGCGGCGCGAGTACGCGCGACTGGCGGCGATGCTCGAGACCGCCGACGGCGCGATGTCGCGCGTCCACGCCGACATGCGGCGGTTCGTCTCCTCCTACAAGGCGTACATGACGCGCGAACAGATGGCCGAGGAGCTCGAACTGCTGCGGTTCGTCCGTGAGAACGATCCGGAGAACATGGGTCTTGCTCTCCGCCTCGCGGGAGTGGCGAACGCCGCCGAGTCGTGGGCGGATGCCATCGACGCGCTGTCTCCGTTCGAGCGTTCGGGCGAGTCGCCGGTTCTGCGCGAACTCGGCGTCGCGTACTGCGGCAAGGGGCGGGGCGCCCCCAAGGGTGCGACGTACCGGCGCGGTCAGGCGCTGCTCGAGAAGGCGGCCGGGGACCCGGACGCCGGCGCGTCGGCGTTGCTTGCTCTCGCGGAGTCGTGGCGCGGCGTGGACGACCGGAAGGCGAGAGAGGCCTTCGAGCGCGCCTTCGAGGCGCTGCCGGACGATCCTCACGCGCTCGCCGGGTACCTGGAGTACCAGATCGCCCTCGGCAACGACCTCGGCCCCACGTCGGCGGCGGCGCCGGCGATCGCCGCTGCGATCCGCACCTGCGAGTCGCGCGCGCTTGCCAGCGTGGATATCCCGGGTTCGTACTTTACGGCCGGGTTCCTGTATCTGCTGCAGGGCGATCCTTACGCCGCTCTCGATGCATACGCCAAGGGCGTCGAGCGCTCCGAGGCGGCACACCAGCCCTCGACGGCGCTGGGCATGCTCGAACGCATAGGCCCGGCCGCCGCACATCTCACGGGATACCCGTGGGCGGTGCGGTTGCTGCAGGTGGCCCTGGCCGCCCGCTTCCCCGACAAGGCGACGAGCGCCGTCGTACGTGGACTCGCCACAACAGGTGCGGCTCCGGTGGCCGAACCGGTCGTGATGGTGGCGGGCGGATGCGACCCCGCGCGCGCCGACGAGTTCGAGCGCTATCGCGACATGCTCGTGCGCGGCATGGCCGAGTTCTGCGGGACCGTCATCGGCGGCGGGACGCGCGAGGGCGTGAGCGGGTTCGTCGGCGAGGCGGCCGGGAGCAACCCGGCCATCCACGCGCTCAGCTACCTCCCTAAGCTCCTGCCGATCGATGCAACGCTCGATGAGCGCTACTCGGAAGTGCGTGCGATCGATGACGCGGGCTTCACGCCCATGGGACCGCTGCAGGCGTGGATCGATATCGTGGCTGCGGAGATCGATCCCGCGCGGGTGAGGCTCATCGGCATCAACGGCGGGCGGATCTCGGCCGCCGAGTACCGTATCGCGCTTGCCCTTGGCGCCACGGTGGCGCTAGTCACCGACAGCGGCCGCGAAGCCGCCAAGCTCGTGCCCGATACGCGGTGGGGCGACTCGGAGCGCTTGATCGACATGCCGGCCGATGCCGCCTCGATACGGGCCTATGTGGGGGGTACCTGCGTGCCGGTGCCCGAGGGCCTTCGGGAGGCGATCGCGCGCGAGATGCACGAGGTGTACCGCCGGGACAAGGAGCGCGAGCTCCGGCCCGACGAGCCGGCGTTGGCCTCCTGGGACGAGCTCATCCCCGAGTTCCGGCGTTCGAGCCTGCAGCACGCGGGCGACATCTTCGCCAAACTCGCTCTCATCGGCCTCGAGGCCGTGCCGGTTGCCGACCGGGAACCGGAGCTGTACGTGATCCCTGAGAAGCAGGTAGAGGTCCTCGCCGAGATCGAGCACGGCCGGTGGAACGTCGAGCGGCTCCTTGAGGGCTGGCGCTACGGGCCTATGAAGGACGTGAAGAAGCGGCTCTCGCCGTACCTCGTTCCGTGGTCGGATCTGTCCGATCCCATCCGCGAGTACGATCGCGCCTTCATCCGCGCGATACCGGAGACGCTTGCCAGGCAGGGCTACGAGGTCCGTAAGAGGGCGTGA